The Glycine max cultivar Williams 82 chromosome 3, Glycine_max_v4.0, whole genome shotgun sequence sequence AAGTTGCAACTACAATGACAATTTAAAATCATGCATGGTTATGTAAGTATCTAATATAAATACAGTCATCAGTGAAGATTGTTTGGTTTCACTTTAACATTCCAAATGCGCACcaaacattgaaaaaaaatctatatagaGTTGTTTTTAGACGAGAGAGAAATGGATGTGCGTCATATTTAATTTGATGCTAAAGCAAACGCCTACTACTTGGTAAATTATGAGTATGAGTATGGCAATctcaatcaaattaaaaatagatgcatatatatacttaaaaaatattctcactATAAAGCAGACAGTAGTATCATTTCTATTCCATAATGGTGGAAACAAATAAGATCGGGAGTCAAAATGGGTAATATGGGATCTCTAATCCACTTATACCACCTGCCCCCAAACTATAGTTACTAGAATTGTGTAAAGCCAATGATTTAAACTATTCATTGAAACCCAACATGGGCAAAAGAGAAGAGATCAGAAAGGAGCTAGCGCATTAAAGCTTATCATAGTATAGGACATTAGAACACCTTTACCTCATCTCTTCtgacctttttctttttgttacataaattttttggctttttcaaCTCCATTTACTTCTGCTCGTTCCTTTAATGATGACTTCAGTTATTTCACACCTTTTTGTTGTCTGACTATGTGCCTGATCGGAACACATAATTTGTTGGCACTTACTATTATGGATTAGGACTAAAGGTGTAAGGATGTGGAATAAGAATTttggttatttaattattaattgatcAGAAACGGCTTTTAGTTAACCCCGGCCCCTAAGTTTGAAAAATTGGTATTCTGTATGTTTATACGTATCAAAGTTTCCAGGCTTAAcctaatattcaaataattggaTAATAAAGTAATGGGTAAGGAAAAGGACCTTTaacaaatgtatatttttttgtgtcaTTGTCAGTTTTGTAGAGTATTATAATGGTTTGCTGAATTGTTTATCAACTCAACCGAGGGGTGAGAATGGCAAAGACCAaggataataataatagagtacatgcaaagagagagagagggaatcTTTGTGAGAAATAATTAACCGGTCCCCTTCTAAGACAATAGGCACAGCACCATCATTATCATAAActcaaggagaagaagaaaaagaagaaaggcaCTGTTTTCAATCACATCATCAATCATCTGCTTCACCCGAAAACAATGGTAGCAAAACCAGAAGAAGCAATCAAATTTTAGTCATCACTTAGAACCAACTCTACAGCATCCCCTCTTATCTCTATTTGCAAGGGAGAggatgcaaaaaaaataaaaataaaataaagcaaaagacTTCATCAAAATGGAATGAGAAAAAGGACCTTATACTGATTACAATGAAAATACTAACTAGTAAACTAGTTACTACTGCTACCAACTAGTCATATAATAGAATCATTATATGAATGGAAAATTTGGATTTGACTTTGTGCTTTTTCTGGTTATTATCCTCTCCTCAAAATGCAGGACTTTGCAGCCACGGTGCATGCAAAGTGATCTAGTCAAGAATAACCATTGCATTCAATTTTCAAACTCTAGATTTTCTATCCCATCTAACATCATTTCTCTGTGGCGGCATTCCCTGCTACAGAAAGCTTTCTCTCCTCTGCAAAAGCAACAACCCGATTCACTACCTTAAATAAgaccaataaataaatacatagaaAGATCATAAAGTATTGTTCTTGTTGGGATATTTATGAATAGAACATGTAAGGGTACATAAAAGGCTTTTAAGTTTTGTTGTCTTGTGGTTGAGGGAGTCACACAAGAAGGCTAATAAAGATTAAGAATACTAATAATGCAAATTGCAAAGGGTAGTGATTAGAAAAGTTTATGTACCTATAAATAAAGATGTCCTTTGTCTGGTCAAGATGTTTCTTGCAAGTGTAGCAGAAGCTGAGGAAATTCCCGGAGGTAGCAGCAGAGTGATGAGAGTTATGTTTTTGGGGGAGAGAACAATAGGTCTCCACCACAATGCAATTGTTGAATATGTGTGTGGCTTTTGGGTTAGGTCCATGGGATATCACACATGTATATTCTTCAGAAAGCTCCATCTCACTCCAAGACAGAACGCCACCACTTCTTGGAGAATCACAACAATCCTTTGCACAAATTCCTGACCCTGATGAGTTCTTTGAACCATTATTGGTTTTGGTGGTTCCAAAATCATCTACACATGTTTGAAATTGAGACTCAAACGGGATTTTCACTCTAAGCAAAACATTTCCTTTGTTGGGTTCAGAATTGTGACTAATTGAGGTATCTTCATCTTTGAGAGCACCAACAAGAGCAAGACCAATGCCCCCTTTTGAATCAGGTTTGTCCCAGGTTCTGTTTTGTGAGGAGCTTTTGTTTGGAAGGGTTGAGAATGGGCTTCCAAAGGCAAAAGGGGATAATGCTCTGGCATCAAGAATTGAAGTTGGGCTCCTTAAGGCCTCAGTTCCTGAAGAGAGACACTTGTTGGTGAAATCTCTGAATTTTGGTGACCCAAATAGAGAGGGTATAATGGTTTTAGCATAGTTTTGATTGGGAGAAGAATTCTGGGTGCTGTGATCAGCCATCAAACCTGGCTTTGTCACTGCCCTTGATCTGTTCCTCAGCAGCATAAGTGAAATCAAAATGATCCCACAAGGAAAATTAACTCCTAAACAaagatcaaatcaaaattagaataaatgaCTAGTAATTCTAAAATGTTATAAGGATGGTGAAGATGAAATATTTATGATGAAGAAAACTCACCCAAAATGGCTAATAGAGAGTGATGGcactaaaaaataacaaaaccacTCTGACAGATGCAGGTTGATATTTCCAAAAACACCCGCAAAGTGCAAGGTGCAaaggtcctttttttttttcctggttcTAAGTTCTAACACTGAATAAGCCTAACTTGGTAGCGTACTCGGAATGTTTCTTCTGTACTTGTAATTGTTTGTTACACAGACTCACAaaacaacacacaaaaaaaaaactgaaactgAAACTGAAACTGAAACTGTGGGGATGAACAGAATTGCCTCCtcaaaattatatctttttctGCCAGTTTTGGTATTGAATGAGGAAAAGTAGTGAGATGCATGTGATTAGTAGCAGCTCTGCCATTGGATTTGGATCTGTGTGGCGTTCAGAAAAGTAAAGAGATCACGAAAAAAATGAACAGTTTTGGATTTTGGTGTTGTCTGTGAGAAGAACACATCATCCCAAAAATGAACTTCTTAAGGCTTTGTTTGGTTTTGGTTACCAAGCACATGCAATTCCTGCCTCCTTCTCTCCATCACTGATTCCTAACTCTTTTTTCTGATTTATTGGTGCAAAGtgtgggaatttaaataaagagCATCGGGTTTGGAGCAAtcaataagagaagaaaaaagagggaagctttggagagagagagagagtcgtGTTTGGATTCATATGCCAGTTCACGAGTTAAATGAAGGAGAAGCAAAGGAGTCGTGTGCATGAAAATCAAACGGTATtactttatatgttaaaaatacaTGGTTTTGTCTTCATGTGTATTATGTgatatttatttctaatttgactgaacaaaaaactcttcaacttttttttaatacagtTATTTTTCATCTTATCTTCGTCATTAGGAAAAATTACACTAAACCTTATTGAGgtttcatcaaatttatcccGATTTTTTGTCTACTTCTGCACCAatctcttaattatttaaaaaacattacttTGACGCTTACACATTATACTAAtctcttaattattaaaaatatattatactataAACCCTTATAAGGAAGATTGATGTATagttaaaaaccaaaaagttGTGTGCAGTCTCAATAAATTAATGACATGGAGagtaaatataatttactctataataatatatatatatatatatatatatatatatatatatatatatcaagtttatttatgtttatttttatgtttgactatcatattaatattattatagtttacagtaaaatcatattaatttcaTGAAAGTACGgtgtttaacaacaataaataatGATGTTGAAACTGAAATTAATTATACTGTGGTAAAATATTCTTACAAaaactaaatgaaaaaataatattatatataattgtaaaAATCAACATGTCGTTGATCCGAGTGATAATGGATTTAACTTTCTAAACTAATATTatggtgaaaaaaaatatataataataaaatttatatgtaaatgtatttcataattatattatgtattttaataaagattaaaatgaaaatattatccTTATCTTTGGCTTTCTTTtacttcacttttatttttatatcttattaaaaaggaatgaaaaacaaagatacaTGTAATATGATTAATGATATTGTAACCTCCTAGTCATATGTTGACTTTGTGTTAGAGTCATTGACTGATCGTTTGGGTGTTGACTGAGTTCGTTAGAGCAATAAAGGTCCACACTTTGATCTTATCACAAAGTCACGTCAATGTTACTAGGCTTGAAATATGGCTTAAAATGTGTATTTGGAGATCCACCTAATGGCTAGGTGGGGGATATGGAAAAAAATATGACTAGGAAAGAAAACTTTCACTAAAGGTGATTAATTCAGTAAACATTAGTCATCAACAAAACTAATAGAAATTTCATATCAATATcatgatgacaaaaaaaaatataatgataaaaattatatgtaatgtatttttataattatattatgggttttattaaagattaaaatgaaaatgttattcatatatttggctttttttcacttcacttttacttttatattttattagaaaggaaagagaataaaaaagaaagatacaTACAATATGAGTAATCATATTGTACCATCTTGATCTTGGTTATATGTTGACCTTGTGCTAGAGTTATTAACTGACATTTCCTTAGATATTAATCAAGTTCGTTAGAACAATAAAGGTCAATATTCTACTTTTACTCCAAAATTATGTcaatattacttttttaaaaccCTAGAACTATCTGAAGTATGTGTTTGGAGATATGGAAAACAACTAGAGGGGATATGAAAAAATTACATTCAAGAATATGGAGGGAGGGGACACAAGGAAGAGAGGTATATATTCCAAATAAtacaacaataaatataaattacagaGATTTACTTCTGACTATGTCTTCTAAACTCCAAAGAAAATCTGTATcagaacatatatataaatctttatatattaaacactctattaatattcttattacattatattatacttttttttttctttctaatttgaTGTCCACCTATCTTTTATCGAACCaataatttagataaaaaaaacatttcatttttattaaatgatattattaatcatttaaaCATAAATGTACCAATTGTTCCAAATTTTTAGCATCATAAATATGAATACATgttatttaatacttttcttGTATTATTAGGCCTTAAATATTGCTTCCATTTTAAATctgacaatttttttcttttaaatgtcATTTGTCTCTCCATCCGATCCAACAGTGTCAATAAACAGGCTGATTTTTGTCCTTTTTGAAAATCTCAATCCTCTCTTCGCTGATGGAAGGTATTTTGTCCATACTTTCTTGCACAGTGCCTCAGCACAAGGAAACGGACACAACAGCTAAtcttatcaatttattttagaagTGAGTTTGAGTTGAGGATTAGTTAATATTCATAGATCTATATTATATGTGTGTGAGTAAAAGGTTCTGAACATCGAATTAGTGTTTCagttttgataataataataataaaaatcttataataGTGTAAAATATCCATCAATTAGAAGTTAGAACATTGAGTCCTAGTCCTTGGTAGGTAAGTATCATTTCACTGCGGATGAgtctttatttacaaatattcttaccaaacaataaaataaaagccagcattagttaaatttaaaaagagaaatataaaacaCCTCACGCAAATTAAACTGAAAACTTAGGTCAACGAACCTGTTCTATATTCTTCTTTATATTCCTACACAGCAGTATACGAACATTGTCATAATTGAGTGCATAGTTAATAGTTGCTtcataagataagataaaaaaaaaaaacataacgccgataaaattaaattgatcgaATTATACATCAATGAACTCCAAGGAGTAGTTTTGGTGTGTAATGGCTAAGCCAGTTGATTGAGTTAATCATTTAACtaagagtttaatttaatataatatattttgcatttagattaaataaataaatcagtgATGTAACGTATAAAACGAGACACAAGCTAGGCAGCAACAAAGAGAGACGTAGACTGCATATTGCTTATCCTCGTGGGATGGGACCCACTAATGAAACCTACCTGTCCCACGTAACGTACTTCTATTATCCATAGGCTCAAGGTGGGCCCATCCAAAGAGGCGTGTCTTTTTCGATGCTTTCTTGGGCCCACTTCTTCCTTACTGGGCCGTGTACCCTGTAgtataaataaagacaaaaatatattttgtggcaaaaatgaacagttatattttgctatttatattttattttcatattttttaaaattttaaatattttagactaaaatatttttcattttcttaaatataattttttttagaatttatctCTGTAAaattaccaatatattttttatcctaataaaattaaaatatatcattttctaaatttatgataataattttttacacaaTACTACAACTCAAATCaaacatattataaaataattttttaatttttttttttggtattagtAATCAATTGGAGAGGcatctaataatttaaaatctgaAGTGGCAAACAGCGAAATGACGTAGcaaatcattttttcttgtGTGGATTAGAATTTGACCTAAGAAACTGATTTTGGTTGTAATTAAATACTATATAGTGTATGAG is a genomic window containing:
- the LOC100800416 gene encoding protein MARD1, producing MLLRNRSRAVTKPGLMADHSTQNSSPNQNYAKTIIPSLFGSPKFRDFTNKCLSSGTEALRSPTSILDARALSPFAFGSPFSTLPNKSSSQNRTWDKPDSKGGIGLALVGALKDEDTSISHNSEPNKGNVLLRVKIPFESQFQTCVDDFGTTKTNNGSKNSSGSGICAKDCCDSPRSGGVLSWSEMELSEEYTCVISHGPNPKATHIFNNCIVVETYCSLPQKHNSHHSAATSGNFLSFCYTCKKHLDQTKDIFIYRGEKAFCSRECRHREMMLDGIENLEFEN